Proteins encoded in a region of the Scomber scombrus chromosome 16, fScoSco1.1, whole genome shotgun sequence genome:
- the LOC133996777 gene encoding piggyBac transposable element-derived protein 4-like: MAEKQKQRYTILEALEAIQNRSDVEVTDSSDSSCSEYEEEEDTYLLLNRDPVYDQEDETPGPSGTSSTAAPQPSSPPAEASSPLSSEDDEDEEYVPPARKTRRSSASSRYTTCRSQKVSPSPAPAPTPPSQSKKGQQRRRGPSSKQPKQATSGRGDRWCNPEEPDVEPPLPKFQPKHPPGPRIDRTVAWSPLSLFKLFFSSSTIHTIINNTNDNAARRKASGMHFKWSPVTVQNFFIFLAIILYSGMVHVHSRADMWRREWPYNFTFPRSCMTRDTFEAIVWSLHLCDIEEDEENQKKKGTPEYDRLFKIKPLYSQIVTACKSLFQPCREISIDERMVASKARIGFRQFMRDKPTKFGYKLFVLAESSSGYTWNFFVYQGKTANVQGEGLSFTSVMDLMNFTLLGKGYHLYVDNFYTSPALFQQLATNCTSACGTIRQTRIGFPKTQINELPKKAERGDMRWLRKDNLLFVKWKDTKDVTVCSSFHKAYSGDSTRRRVKEDGQWRNKNIPVPDAIRDYNKYMGGVDLSDAMIQYYSVRGKTMKWYKTFFYHFMDIAVVNSYILFKLLAIERGETPMRHKRFREVLMREMVDEAQAAVAAAAPRPTLSTTCIPMYFGQTATDQRRVCVVCKDQGRKVKTPVYCSKCDVALCFTSSRNCFKDYHVSR; the protein is encoded by the exons ATGGCTgagaagcaaaaacaaagataCACAATACTGGAGGCCTTGGAAGCCATCCAGAACAGAAGTGATGTCGAGGTCACAGACTCATCTGATAGCAGCTGCTCTGAatatgaagaagaggaggacacATATTTACTGCTGAACCGGGATCCAGTTTATGA CCAGGAGGATGAGACCCCAGGTCCATCTGGCACCAGCAGCACTGCAGCCCCCCAGCCCTCCAGCCCTCCAGCTGAAGCTTCATCTCCTCTTTCtagtgaggatgatgaagatgaggagtaTGTGCCACCGGCAAGGAAGACAAGGCGCAGTTCTGCTTCCTCAAGATACACGACATGCAGATCACAGAAAGTGTCACCCTCCCCTGCCCCAGCCCCCACCCCTCCATCACAGTCAAAGAAGGGTCAGCAGAGACGACGTGGGCCTTCCAGTAAGCAGCCAAAGCAGGCTACCTCTGGACGTGGTGATCGCTGGTGTAATCCAGAAGAGCCAGATGTGGAGCCACCACTGCCAAAGTTTCAGCCAAAGCATCCACCAGGTCCCAGGATTGACAGGACAGTGGCATGGTCACCATTGAGCCTGTTCAAGCTTTTCTTCAGCTCCAGCACCATTCACACAATTATCAACAACACAAATGACAATGCAGCCAGAAGAAAAGCATCAGGTATGCATTTCAAATGGTCTCCCGTTACAGTTCAGAACTTCTTCATATTTTTGGCTATAATACTGTATTCTGGGATGGTCCACGTACATTCAAGGGCAGACATGTGGAGAAGAGAGTGGCCCTACAATTTCACATTTCCACGGAGCTGCATGACCAGAGACACATTTGAAGCAATTGTTTGGTCCCTTCATCTATGTGACATcgaagaggatgaagaaaatcagaaaaagaaGGGAACACCTGAGTACGACCGGCTATTCAAAATCAAACCCCTCTACAGCCAGATTGTCACTGCTTGCAAGTCACTCTTCCAGCCATGCAGGGAAATAAGTATTGATGAGCGTATGGTGGCAAGTAAAGCTAGAATTGGCTTCAGGCAGTTCATGCGAGACAAGCCAACCAAGTTTGGATACAAACTGTTTGTGTTGGCTGAATCCTCTTCTGGATATACGTGGAATTTCTTTGTTTACCAAGGAAAAACTGCCAATGTTCAGGGGGAGGGTCTCAGTTTCACATCAGTAATGGACCTAATGAACTTCACACTGCTGGGAAAAGGTTACCACCTGTACGTGGACAACTTTTACACAAGTCCAGCACTTTTTCAGCAACTTGCTACCAATTGCACATCAGCTTGTGGAACCATCCGTCAGACTCGCATTGGCTTTCCTAAAACTCAAATCAACGAGTTACCAAAGAAGGCTGAGAGGGGAGACATGAGGTGGCTGCGGAAGGACAACCTCCTCTTTGTCAAGTGGAAGGACACCAAGGATGTGACGGTGTGCAGCAGTTTCCACAAGGCTTACAGTGGAGACTCCACACGCAGGAGAGTAAAGGAGGATGGACAGTGGCGCAATAAAAACATTCCTGTTCCTGATGCAATCAGAGACTATAACAAGTACATGGGAGGGGTGGACCTGTCAGATGCCATGATCCAATATTACTCTGTTCGAGGGAAGACGATGAAATGGTACAAGACCTTCTTCTACCATTTTATGGATATTGCGGTAGTCAATTCCTACATCCTCTTCAAGCTTTTGGCCATCGAACGAGGAGAGACTCCCATGCGCCACAAAAGATTCAGGGAGGTCCTAATGAGGGAGATGGTTGATGAGGCCCAAGCtgcagttgctgctgctgccccccgCCCCACTCTCAGCACCACCTGTATACCCATGTACTTTGGACAAACTGCCACTGACCAGCGGAGGGTCTGTGTGGTGTGCAAGGACCAAGGGAGAAAGGTGAAGACACCGGTATACTGCAGCAAGTGtgatgttgctctgtgtttcaCCTCAAGCCGGAACTGCTTCAAAGACTACCATGTTAGTAGGTGA